One Mobula hypostoma chromosome X2, sMobHyp1.1, whole genome shotgun sequence genomic window carries:
- the LOC134340721 gene encoding probable G-protein coupled receptor 139, whose protein sequence is MNITLLCFLAVNMVAIVILSLRKCGLSKCISRYLLGMAAADLLCVIIAVVLGHINNIYMYGPPLLITPICSMTLVLRLATMDCSVWLTVAFTFDRCIAICSQKLRERHCTERTATIVIVIVCLGCCAKRVPFYFAVEPYLIIDNISWRCIAKMEYRTLPAWKAYQLFNTITTPLLPIGLILLFNALTVSHIIVANKVRRGLRNSSEKKNDPEVENRRKSIILLFALSANFILLWIPYIVYTMNWQVQNFSYTNRYLNNPRYILQQFGLMLRYLCTCTNTCIYTLSQRRFRDQLTNGLKHLLTFSGRVCS, encoded by the coding sequence ATGAACATAACTCTTCTTTGCTTCCTTGCAGTGAATAtggtggcgattgtgatcctgtctcTGAGAAAGTGCGGACTCTCTAAATGCATCTCCCGTTACCTGCTGGGAATGGCAGCAGCTGATTTATTGTGCGTTATTATTGCTGTTGTACTCGGTCAtataaataatatttatatgtATGGCCCTCCTTTGCTCATTACACCGATTTGCTCCATGACGCTTGTCCTGAGGCTCGCAACCATGGACTGTTCTGTTTGGCTCACGGTGGCTTTCACGTTCGATCGCTGTATTGCTATTTGTAGTCAAAAGCTGCGGGAACGGCACTGCACCGAGAGGACAGCGACTATTGTGATTGTAATCGTGTGTTTAGGATGTTGTGCAAAGCGTGTTCCATTCTATTTTGCGGTAGAACCTTACCTTATCATTGACAACATATCCTGGCGATGCATTGCGAAAATGGAATACCGAACTTTACCAGCGTGGAAAGCATACCAGTTGTTTAACACTATCACTACACCGTTATTACCGATCGGTTTGATTCTGCTGTTTAATGCTTTAACAGTCAGTCATATTATAGTGGCCAACAAAGTTCGCCGGGGGCTCAGGAACAGCAGCGAGAAAAAGAATGATCCAGAGGTGGAGAACCGGAGAAAGTCAATAATTTTGTTGTTCGCTCTGTCAGCCAATTTCATATTGTTGTGGATTCCCTATATTGTCTATACTATGAACTGGCAAGTTCAGAATTTCTCTTACACAAATAGATATTTGAATAATCCGAGATATATCCTGCAACAGTTTGGGTTGATGTTGAGGTATCTCTGTACAtgcaccaacacgtgtatctACACTCTGTCACAGAGGAGGTTCAGGGACCAATTGACGAATGGACTCAAACATCTGCTCACATTTAGTGGTCGGGTCTGTAGTTAA